The following proteins are encoded in a genomic region of Brachypodium distachyon strain Bd21 chromosome 1, Brachypodium_distachyon_v3.0, whole genome shotgun sequence:
- the LOC100840975 gene encoding uncharacterized protein LOC100840975 isoform X3, with protein sequence MTDLDLCRCGGGLVDSVGSMVGAGGRVVLRRGKPAEEEEDDEYVVDADEEEEVEEEEYVAAACSDEDAAEEDGGDDESDADFDADEESEDEEFEIEAPRPKKRPPRARVRRGRRRAVKPAEGEDSDDADFDVEDEGFEIDTPRPKRARSRGRKAKAENDSDADFVEEEELEVETPRPKRPASKVRSSRGRNWKQDDESDADFDGEEEEEEEMEEDQEGDEDFAAEAPQPKRPANGLRSRGRNRKQDDDSDADFDGQEEDFAVKAPQPRRPANGLRSRGRNRKQDYKSDADLNGEEEEEEEEEQMEDQAGDEDFEIEAPQPEQKQDNDSDVDLSGEEEEDQEGDEDFEVEAPQPKCPAHKVRSRGQKQDSDSDVDLNGEEEEVDEEEEDFEIEMLQPERPEKVRGQVRNRKPAGSRRRRHEDDDDYEEESEDEDEDFDPEVDGEEDDEEEETEEEDEDLGDYAPIRATKVKAKNHLVQQKPVAGRQHRKRSSGSRVSKGKRRKGTSAHRRRRKRWVVDNYEDEEEEEDEDDDFVVKDDVEEEEDYRPRKKAKIGRKTRDGLTEPVAVGESWPSVESDTSEFEFVTSDEEHSVKEAPTTEPARIKRKKGRRKRGSRSDSSSDSDYVISEEELKDLGLPRPLETVPQLPPHPTRRTVVPRGIDGKGKEPEETLKQICGICLSEEQRATIQGVLNCCSHYFCFACIMEWSKVESRCPLCKRRFNTITKSSVPDLGLGSRNVAIRVEKRDQVYQPTEDEMRRWLDPYENVVCIECNQGGDDNLMLLCDICDSSAHTFCVGLGREVPEGNWYCGGCRSSVEGPSYAQTEDRVVHHGENNMNTADSSSGSVGRALSSGIFQRPPPLNIQPSLQGFDLNLSPIETPDEDKRAESHISAEPVSTPTGRHATVDRRRALNRRIRILLFRPRTATNPWQNGVQHDSIIPGTEQNNQNTCPSTEVSPSCSSADFMQSQQSSSPFVQSSSNLTHCTYGGGSNFREIANAKDQLIPIVKRSIKHIYAQSPLDQTSFMNVARRATNTVLALSGIAHNRDRVVATPFPFPSHCRHACDGREPAFLMRTVCSSCFNSFVGDVVSHIANMFS encoded by the exons ATGACTGATTTGGATTTGTGCAGGTGCGGCGGGGGATTGGTCGATTCGGTTGGATCGATGGTGGGCGCTGGCGGGAGGGTGGTGCTGCGGCGGGGGaagccggcggaggaggaggaggacgacgagtaTGTCGTAGATGcggacgaagaggaagaagtagaggaggaggagtacgTCGCGGCCGCATGCTCCGACGAGGACGccgcggaggaagacggcggcgacgacgaatCTGACGCCGATTTCGACGCGGACGAGGAGTCGGAGGACGAGGAGTTCGAGATCGAGGCGCCGCGCCCGAAGAAGCGCCCGCCCAGGGCTCGCgtgcggcgggggcggcgccgcgcggTGAAGCCGGCGGAGGGTGAGGATTCCGATGATGCGGATTTCGATGTGGAGGACGAGGGTTTCGAGATCGACACGCCGCGGCCCAAGCGCGCTCGCTCGCGAGGCAGGAAGGCGAAGGCGGAGAACGATTCTGATGCGGATttcgtggaggaggaagagttggAGGTCGAGACCCCACGGCCCAAGCGTCCGGCCAGCAAGGTTCGCTCCTCCCGAGGCAGGAACTGGAAGCAGGATGACGAGTCTGATGCGGATTTCgatggggaagaggaggaggaggaggaaatggAGGAAGATCAGGAAGGGGACGAGGATTTTGCGGCCGAGGCGCCACAGCCGAAACGCCCAGCCAACGGGCTTCGCTCCCGAG GCAGGAACCGGAAGCAGGATGACGATTCTGATGCGGATTTCGATGGGCAAGAGGAGGATTTTGCGGTCAAGGCGCCACAGCCTAGACGCCCGGCCAACGGGCTTCGCTCCCGAGGCAGGAACCGGAAGCAAGATTACAAGTCTGATGCGGATCTcaacggggaggaggaggaggaggaggaggaggagcaaatGGAGGATCAGGCAGGGGATGAGGATTTTGAGATCGAGGCGCCACAGCCGGAACAGAAGCAGGACAACGATTCTGATGTGGATCTcagtggggaggaggaggaggatcaggAAGGGGATGAGGATTTTGAGGTCGAGGCGCCACAGCCAAAGTGCCCGGCCCACAAGGTTCGCTCCCGAGGCCAGAAGCAGGACAGCGATTCTGATGTGGATCTtaatggggaggaggaggaggttgacgaagaggaggaggattttGAGATCGAGATGCTACAGCCAGAGCGCCCGGAGAAGGTTCGTGGCCAGGTCAGGAACAGGAAACCAGCAGGATCTCGCCGGCGGAGGCATGAGGACGACGATGACTATGAGGAGGAGAGTGAGGATGAGGACGAGGACTTTGATCCGGAGGTGGACGGAGAGGAGGAtgacgaagaggaagaaactgaagaagaagacgaggatTTGGGGGATTATGCTCCAATTCGCGCGACAAAGGTCAAGGCTAAGAACCACTTGGTCCAGCAGAAGCCGGTGGCTGGACGTCAGCATCGTAAGAGGAGCAGCGGTTCCAGGGTTTCCAAgggaaagaggaggaagggcacGTCAGCGcatcggcggaggaggaagcgatGGGTGGTTGATAACTatgaagacgaggaggaggaagaagatgaggatgatgattTTGTTGTCAAGGATGatgtggaggaagaggaggattACCGGCCAAGGAAGAAGGCCAAGATTGGGAGGAAGACAAGAGATGGCTTGACAGAGCCGGTTGCTGTGGGAGAGTCATGGCCGTCAGTCGAATCAGACACATCAGAATTTGAGTTTGTAACATCTGATGAGGAACACTCCGTGAAAGAAGCACCAACAACTGAGCCTGCGAGGatcaagaggaagaaggggaggagaaAGAGGGGTTCCAGGTCAGACTCGTCCTCGGATTCTGATTATGTAATATCAGAGGAGGAACTGAAAGATTTGGGGTTGCCTAGGCCTCTAGAGACGGTACCTCAGCTGCCTCCACACCCAACACGACGGACTGTTGTTCCAAGGGGGATTGATGGCAAGGGGAAAGAGCCAGAGGAGACTTTGAAACAGATATGCGGGATCTGCCTCTCAGAGGAACAGAGAGCTACAATACAGGGTGTGCTTAATTGCTGCTCACACTACTTCTGCTTTGCTTGCATCATGGAGTGGTCAAAGGTGGAGTCGAGGTGCCCATTGTGTAAACGGCGATTCAACACAATTACGAAGTCATCAGTGCCAGATCTAGGATTGGGGTCAAGGAATGTTGCTATCCGGGTAGAAAAACGCGATCAG GTATACCAGCCAACTGAAGATGAAATGAGGCGCTGGTTAGATCCATATGAAAATGTTGTATGCATAGAGTGCAATCAAGGTGGTGATGACAATCTCATGTTGCTATGCGATATATGTGATTCCTCTGCACATACTTTTTGTGTTGGTCTGGGAAGAGAAGTGCCAGAAGGGAACTGGTATTGCGGTGGGTGTAGATCCAGTGTGGAGGGGCCTTCTTATGCACAAACAGAGGATAGGGTGGTTCACCATGGAGAAAATAATATGAACACTGCGGACAGTAGTTCTGGATCAGTTGGCAGAGCTCTATCAAGCGGAATATTCCAGAGACCACCACCGCTAAACATCCAGCCTTCTCTGCAAGGATTTGATCTAAATCTCTCTCCAATAGAAACTCCTGACGAAGATAAGCGAGCTGAGTCACATATCTCGGCCGAACCTGTATCAACTCCTACTGGAAGGCACGCAACTGTCGATAGGAGACGTGCCTTGAACCGACGTATTCGTATACTTCTATTTAGACCTAGGACTGCAACTAATCCGTGGCAGAATGGCGTTCAGCATGACAGCATCATACCAGGAACGGAACAAAATAACCAGAACACCTGCCCTTCAACAGAAGTGAGCCCATCGTGTTCCAGTGCTGATTTTATGCAGAGTCAGCAGAGTAGCTCGCCTTTTGTTCAGTCTTCAAGTAATCTTACACACTGCACATATGGGGGTGGAAGCAATTTCCGAGAGATAGCAAATGCCAAGGACCAGCTTATTCCTATTGTCAAGAGGAGCATCAAGCACATCTATGCTCAGTCCCCATTGG ATCAAACCTCTTTCATGAACGTAGCACGGCGAGCAACAAACACTGTCTTAGCATTGTCTGGGATTGCGCACAACAGGGATAGAGTTGTTGCCACTCCTTTCCCATTTCCTAGCCATTGTCGCCATGCCTGTGATGGCCGAGAGCCTGCATTTCTCATGAGAACTGTCTGCTCGTCATGCTTCAACTCCTTTGTTGGTGATGTCGTCAGTCACATCGCAAATATGTTTTCCTGA
- the LOC100840975 gene encoding uncharacterized protein LOC100840975 isoform X1 — protein sequence MTDLDLCRCGGGLVDSVGSMVGAGGRVVLRRGKPAEEEEDDEYVVDADEEEEVEEEEYVAAACSDEDAAEEDGGDDESDADFDADEESEDEEFEIEAPRPKKRPPRARVRRGRRRAVKPAEGEDSDDADFDVEDEGFEIDTPRPKRARSRGRKAKAENDSDADFVEEEELEVETPRPKRPASKVRSSRGRNWKQDDESDADFDGEEEEEEEMEEDQEGDEDFAAEAPQPKRPANGLRSRGRNLKDSDADFDGQEEEDFAVEAPQLRRPANGLRSRGRNRKQDDDSDADFDGQEEDFAVKAPQPRRPANGLRSRGRNRKQDYKSDADLNGEEEEEEEEEQMEDQAGDEDFEIEAPQPEQKQDNDSDVDLSGEEEEDQEGDEDFEVEAPQPKCPAHKVRSRGQKQDSDSDVDLNGEEEEVDEEEEDFEIEMLQPERPEKVRGQVRNRKPAGSRRRRHEDDDDYEEESEDEDEDFDPEVDGEEDDEEEETEEEDEDLGDYAPIRATKVKAKNHLVQQKPVAGRQHRKRSSGSRVSKGKRRKGTSAHRRRRKRWVVDNYEDEEEEEDEDDDFVVKDDVEEEEDYRPRKKAKIGRKTRDGLTEPVAVGESWPSVESDTSEFEFVTSDEEHSVKEAPTTEPARIKRKKGRRKRGSRSDSSSDSDYVISEEELKDLGLPRPLETVPQLPPHPTRRTVVPRGIDGKGKEPEETLKQICGICLSEEQRATIQGVLNCCSHYFCFACIMEWSKVESRCPLCKRRFNTITKSSVPDLGLGSRNVAIRVEKRDQVYQPTEDEMRRWLDPYENVVCIECNQGGDDNLMLLCDICDSSAHTFCVGLGREVPEGNWYCGGCRSSVEGPSYAQTEDRVVHHGENNMNTADSSSGSVGRALSSGIFQRPPPLNIQPSLQGFDLNLSPIETPDEDKRAESHISAEPVSTPTGRHATVDRRRALNRRIRILLFRPRTATNPWQNGVQHDSIIPGTEQNNQNTCPSTEVSPSCSSADFMQSQQSSSPFVQSSSNLTHCTYGGGSNFREIANAKDQLIPIVKRSIKHIYAQSPLDQTSFMNVARRATNTVLALSGIAHNRDRVVATPFPFPSHCRHACDGREPAFLMRTVCSSCFNSFVGDVVSHIANMFS from the exons ATGACTGATTTGGATTTGTGCAGGTGCGGCGGGGGATTGGTCGATTCGGTTGGATCGATGGTGGGCGCTGGCGGGAGGGTGGTGCTGCGGCGGGGGaagccggcggaggaggaggaggacgacgagtaTGTCGTAGATGcggacgaagaggaagaagtagaggaggaggagtacgTCGCGGCCGCATGCTCCGACGAGGACGccgcggaggaagacggcggcgacgacgaatCTGACGCCGATTTCGACGCGGACGAGGAGTCGGAGGACGAGGAGTTCGAGATCGAGGCGCCGCGCCCGAAGAAGCGCCCGCCCAGGGCTCGCgtgcggcgggggcggcgccgcgcggTGAAGCCGGCGGAGGGTGAGGATTCCGATGATGCGGATTTCGATGTGGAGGACGAGGGTTTCGAGATCGACACGCCGCGGCCCAAGCGCGCTCGCTCGCGAGGCAGGAAGGCGAAGGCGGAGAACGATTCTGATGCGGATttcgtggaggaggaagagttggAGGTCGAGACCCCACGGCCCAAGCGTCCGGCCAGCAAGGTTCGCTCCTCCCGAGGCAGGAACTGGAAGCAGGATGACGAGTCTGATGCGGATTTCgatggggaagaggaggaggaggaggaaatggAGGAAGATCAGGAAGGGGACGAGGATTTTGCGGCCGAGGCGCCACAGCCGAAACGCCCAGCCAACGGGCTTCGCTCCCGAGGCAGGAACCTGAAGGATTCTGATGCGGATTTCGATgggcaagaggaggaggattttGCGGTCGAGGCGCCACAGCTGAGACGCCCGGCCAACGGGCTTCGCTCGCGAGGCAGGAACCGGAAGCAGGATGACGATTCTGATGCGGATTTCGATGGGCAAGAGGAGGATTTTGCGGTCAAGGCGCCACAGCCTAGACGCCCGGCCAACGGGCTTCGCTCCCGAGGCAGGAACCGGAAGCAAGATTACAAGTCTGATGCGGATCTcaacggggaggaggaggaggaggaggaggaggagcaaatGGAGGATCAGGCAGGGGATGAGGATTTTGAGATCGAGGCGCCACAGCCGGAACAGAAGCAGGACAACGATTCTGATGTGGATCTcagtggggaggaggaggaggatcaggAAGGGGATGAGGATTTTGAGGTCGAGGCGCCACAGCCAAAGTGCCCGGCCCACAAGGTTCGCTCCCGAGGCCAGAAGCAGGACAGCGATTCTGATGTGGATCTtaatggggaggaggaggaggttgacgaagaggaggaggattttGAGATCGAGATGCTACAGCCAGAGCGCCCGGAGAAGGTTCGTGGCCAGGTCAGGAACAGGAAACCAGCAGGATCTCGCCGGCGGAGGCATGAGGACGACGATGACTATGAGGAGGAGAGTGAGGATGAGGACGAGGACTTTGATCCGGAGGTGGACGGAGAGGAGGAtgacgaagaggaagaaactgaagaagaagacgaggatTTGGGGGATTATGCTCCAATTCGCGCGACAAAGGTCAAGGCTAAGAACCACTTGGTCCAGCAGAAGCCGGTGGCTGGACGTCAGCATCGTAAGAGGAGCAGCGGTTCCAGGGTTTCCAAgggaaagaggaggaagggcacGTCAGCGcatcggcggaggaggaagcgatGGGTGGTTGATAACTatgaagacgaggaggaggaagaagatgaggatgatgattTTGTTGTCAAGGATGatgtggaggaagaggaggattACCGGCCAAGGAAGAAGGCCAAGATTGGGAGGAAGACAAGAGATGGCTTGACAGAGCCGGTTGCTGTGGGAGAGTCATGGCCGTCAGTCGAATCAGACACATCAGAATTTGAGTTTGTAACATCTGATGAGGAACACTCCGTGAAAGAAGCACCAACAACTGAGCCTGCGAGGatcaagaggaagaaggggaggagaaAGAGGGGTTCCAGGTCAGACTCGTCCTCGGATTCTGATTATGTAATATCAGAGGAGGAACTGAAAGATTTGGGGTTGCCTAGGCCTCTAGAGACGGTACCTCAGCTGCCTCCACACCCAACACGACGGACTGTTGTTCCAAGGGGGATTGATGGCAAGGGGAAAGAGCCAGAGGAGACTTTGAAACAGATATGCGGGATCTGCCTCTCAGAGGAACAGAGAGCTACAATACAGGGTGTGCTTAATTGCTGCTCACACTACTTCTGCTTTGCTTGCATCATGGAGTGGTCAAAGGTGGAGTCGAGGTGCCCATTGTGTAAACGGCGATTCAACACAATTACGAAGTCATCAGTGCCAGATCTAGGATTGGGGTCAAGGAATGTTGCTATCCGGGTAGAAAAACGCGATCAG GTATACCAGCCAACTGAAGATGAAATGAGGCGCTGGTTAGATCCATATGAAAATGTTGTATGCATAGAGTGCAATCAAGGTGGTGATGACAATCTCATGTTGCTATGCGATATATGTGATTCCTCTGCACATACTTTTTGTGTTGGTCTGGGAAGAGAAGTGCCAGAAGGGAACTGGTATTGCGGTGGGTGTAGATCCAGTGTGGAGGGGCCTTCTTATGCACAAACAGAGGATAGGGTGGTTCACCATGGAGAAAATAATATGAACACTGCGGACAGTAGTTCTGGATCAGTTGGCAGAGCTCTATCAAGCGGAATATTCCAGAGACCACCACCGCTAAACATCCAGCCTTCTCTGCAAGGATTTGATCTAAATCTCTCTCCAATAGAAACTCCTGACGAAGATAAGCGAGCTGAGTCACATATCTCGGCCGAACCTGTATCAACTCCTACTGGAAGGCACGCAACTGTCGATAGGAGACGTGCCTTGAACCGACGTATTCGTATACTTCTATTTAGACCTAGGACTGCAACTAATCCGTGGCAGAATGGCGTTCAGCATGACAGCATCATACCAGGAACGGAACAAAATAACCAGAACACCTGCCCTTCAACAGAAGTGAGCCCATCGTGTTCCAGTGCTGATTTTATGCAGAGTCAGCAGAGTAGCTCGCCTTTTGTTCAGTCTTCAAGTAATCTTACACACTGCACATATGGGGGTGGAAGCAATTTCCGAGAGATAGCAAATGCCAAGGACCAGCTTATTCCTATTGTCAAGAGGAGCATCAAGCACATCTATGCTCAGTCCCCATTGG ATCAAACCTCTTTCATGAACGTAGCACGGCGAGCAACAAACACTGTCTTAGCATTGTCTGGGATTGCGCACAACAGGGATAGAGTTGTTGCCACTCCTTTCCCATTTCCTAGCCATTGTCGCCATGCCTGTGATGGCCGAGAGCCTGCATTTCTCATGAGAACTGTCTGCTCGTCATGCTTCAACTCCTTTGTTGGTGATGTCGTCAGTCACATCGCAAATATGTTTTCCTGA
- the LOC100840975 gene encoding uncharacterized protein LOC100840975 isoform X2: MVGAGGRVVLRRGKPAEEEEDDEYVVDADEEEEVEEEEYVAAACSDEDAAEEDGGDDESDADFDADEESEDEEFEIEAPRPKKRPPRARVRRGRRRAVKPAEGEDSDDADFDVEDEGFEIDTPRPKRARSRGRKAKAENDSDADFVEEEELEVETPRPKRPASKVRSSRGRNWKQDDESDADFDGEEEEEEEMEEDQEGDEDFAAEAPQPKRPANGLRSRGRNLKDSDADFDGQEEEDFAVEAPQLRRPANGLRSRGRNRKQDDDSDADFDGQEEDFAVKAPQPRRPANGLRSRGRNRKQDYKSDADLNGEEEEEEEEEQMEDQAGDEDFEIEAPQPEQKQDNDSDVDLSGEEEEDQEGDEDFEVEAPQPKCPAHKVRSRGQKQDSDSDVDLNGEEEEVDEEEEDFEIEMLQPERPEKVRGQVRNRKPAGSRRRRHEDDDDYEEESEDEDEDFDPEVDGEEDDEEEETEEEDEDLGDYAPIRATKVKAKNHLVQQKPVAGRQHRKRSSGSRVSKGKRRKGTSAHRRRRKRWVVDNYEDEEEEEDEDDDFVVKDDVEEEEDYRPRKKAKIGRKTRDGLTEPVAVGESWPSVESDTSEFEFVTSDEEHSVKEAPTTEPARIKRKKGRRKRGSRSDSSSDSDYVISEEELKDLGLPRPLETVPQLPPHPTRRTVVPRGIDGKGKEPEETLKQICGICLSEEQRATIQGVLNCCSHYFCFACIMEWSKVESRCPLCKRRFNTITKSSVPDLGLGSRNVAIRVEKRDQVYQPTEDEMRRWLDPYENVVCIECNQGGDDNLMLLCDICDSSAHTFCVGLGREVPEGNWYCGGCRSSVEGPSYAQTEDRVVHHGENNMNTADSSSGSVGRALSSGIFQRPPPLNIQPSLQGFDLNLSPIETPDEDKRAESHISAEPVSTPTGRHATVDRRRALNRRIRILLFRPRTATNPWQNGVQHDSIIPGTEQNNQNTCPSTEVSPSCSSADFMQSQQSSSPFVQSSSNLTHCTYGGGSNFREIANAKDQLIPIVKRSIKHIYAQSPLDQTSFMNVARRATNTVLALSGIAHNRDRVVATPFPFPSHCRHACDGREPAFLMRTVCSSCFNSFVGDVVSHIANMFS; the protein is encoded by the exons ATGGTGGGCGCTGGCGGGAGGGTGGTGCTGCGGCGGGGGaagccggcggaggaggaggaggacgacgagtaTGTCGTAGATGcggacgaagaggaagaagtagaggaggaggagtacgTCGCGGCCGCATGCTCCGACGAGGACGccgcggaggaagacggcggcgacgacgaatCTGACGCCGATTTCGACGCGGACGAGGAGTCGGAGGACGAGGAGTTCGAGATCGAGGCGCCGCGCCCGAAGAAGCGCCCGCCCAGGGCTCGCgtgcggcgggggcggcgccgcgcggTGAAGCCGGCGGAGGGTGAGGATTCCGATGATGCGGATTTCGATGTGGAGGACGAGGGTTTCGAGATCGACACGCCGCGGCCCAAGCGCGCTCGCTCGCGAGGCAGGAAGGCGAAGGCGGAGAACGATTCTGATGCGGATttcgtggaggaggaagagttggAGGTCGAGACCCCACGGCCCAAGCGTCCGGCCAGCAAGGTTCGCTCCTCCCGAGGCAGGAACTGGAAGCAGGATGACGAGTCTGATGCGGATTTCgatggggaagaggaggaggaggaggaaatggAGGAAGATCAGGAAGGGGACGAGGATTTTGCGGCCGAGGCGCCACAGCCGAAACGCCCAGCCAACGGGCTTCGCTCCCGAGGCAGGAACCTGAAGGATTCTGATGCGGATTTCGATgggcaagaggaggaggattttGCGGTCGAGGCGCCACAGCTGAGACGCCCGGCCAACGGGCTTCGCTCGCGAGGCAGGAACCGGAAGCAGGATGACGATTCTGATGCGGATTTCGATGGGCAAGAGGAGGATTTTGCGGTCAAGGCGCCACAGCCTAGACGCCCGGCCAACGGGCTTCGCTCCCGAGGCAGGAACCGGAAGCAAGATTACAAGTCTGATGCGGATCTcaacggggaggaggaggaggaggaggaggaggagcaaatGGAGGATCAGGCAGGGGATGAGGATTTTGAGATCGAGGCGCCACAGCCGGAACAGAAGCAGGACAACGATTCTGATGTGGATCTcagtggggaggaggaggaggatcaggAAGGGGATGAGGATTTTGAGGTCGAGGCGCCACAGCCAAAGTGCCCGGCCCACAAGGTTCGCTCCCGAGGCCAGAAGCAGGACAGCGATTCTGATGTGGATCTtaatggggaggaggaggaggttgacgaagaggaggaggattttGAGATCGAGATGCTACAGCCAGAGCGCCCGGAGAAGGTTCGTGGCCAGGTCAGGAACAGGAAACCAGCAGGATCTCGCCGGCGGAGGCATGAGGACGACGATGACTATGAGGAGGAGAGTGAGGATGAGGACGAGGACTTTGATCCGGAGGTGGACGGAGAGGAGGAtgacgaagaggaagaaactgaagaagaagacgaggatTTGGGGGATTATGCTCCAATTCGCGCGACAAAGGTCAAGGCTAAGAACCACTTGGTCCAGCAGAAGCCGGTGGCTGGACGTCAGCATCGTAAGAGGAGCAGCGGTTCCAGGGTTTCCAAgggaaagaggaggaagggcacGTCAGCGcatcggcggaggaggaagcgatGGGTGGTTGATAACTatgaagacgaggaggaggaagaagatgaggatgatgattTTGTTGTCAAGGATGatgtggaggaagaggaggattACCGGCCAAGGAAGAAGGCCAAGATTGGGAGGAAGACAAGAGATGGCTTGACAGAGCCGGTTGCTGTGGGAGAGTCATGGCCGTCAGTCGAATCAGACACATCAGAATTTGAGTTTGTAACATCTGATGAGGAACACTCCGTGAAAGAAGCACCAACAACTGAGCCTGCGAGGatcaagaggaagaaggggaggagaaAGAGGGGTTCCAGGTCAGACTCGTCCTCGGATTCTGATTATGTAATATCAGAGGAGGAACTGAAAGATTTGGGGTTGCCTAGGCCTCTAGAGACGGTACCTCAGCTGCCTCCACACCCAACACGACGGACTGTTGTTCCAAGGGGGATTGATGGCAAGGGGAAAGAGCCAGAGGAGACTTTGAAACAGATATGCGGGATCTGCCTCTCAGAGGAACAGAGAGCTACAATACAGGGTGTGCTTAATTGCTGCTCACACTACTTCTGCTTTGCTTGCATCATGGAGTGGTCAAAGGTGGAGTCGAGGTGCCCATTGTGTAAACGGCGATTCAACACAATTACGAAGTCATCAGTGCCAGATCTAGGATTGGGGTCAAGGAATGTTGCTATCCGGGTAGAAAAACGCGATCAG GTATACCAGCCAACTGAAGATGAAATGAGGCGCTGGTTAGATCCATATGAAAATGTTGTATGCATAGAGTGCAATCAAGGTGGTGATGACAATCTCATGTTGCTATGCGATATATGTGATTCCTCTGCACATACTTTTTGTGTTGGTCTGGGAAGAGAAGTGCCAGAAGGGAACTGGTATTGCGGTGGGTGTAGATCCAGTGTGGAGGGGCCTTCTTATGCACAAACAGAGGATAGGGTGGTTCACCATGGAGAAAATAATATGAACACTGCGGACAGTAGTTCTGGATCAGTTGGCAGAGCTCTATCAAGCGGAATATTCCAGAGACCACCACCGCTAAACATCCAGCCTTCTCTGCAAGGATTTGATCTAAATCTCTCTCCAATAGAAACTCCTGACGAAGATAAGCGAGCTGAGTCACATATCTCGGCCGAACCTGTATCAACTCCTACTGGAAGGCACGCAACTGTCGATAGGAGACGTGCCTTGAACCGACGTATTCGTATACTTCTATTTAGACCTAGGACTGCAACTAATCCGTGGCAGAATGGCGTTCAGCATGACAGCATCATACCAGGAACGGAACAAAATAACCAGAACACCTGCCCTTCAACAGAAGTGAGCCCATCGTGTTCCAGTGCTGATTTTATGCAGAGTCAGCAGAGTAGCTCGCCTTTTGTTCAGTCTTCAAGTAATCTTACACACTGCACATATGGGGGTGGAAGCAATTTCCGAGAGATAGCAAATGCCAAGGACCAGCTTATTCCTATTGTCAAGAGGAGCATCAAGCACATCTATGCTCAGTCCCCATTGG ATCAAACCTCTTTCATGAACGTAGCACGGCGAGCAACAAACACTGTCTTAGCATTGTCTGGGATTGCGCACAACAGGGATAGAGTTGTTGCCACTCCTTTCCCATTTCCTAGCCATTGTCGCCATGCCTGTGATGGCCGAGAGCCTGCATTTCTCATGAGAACTGTCTGCTCGTCATGCTTCAACTCCTTTGTTGGTGATGTCGTCAGTCACATCGCAAATATGTTTTCCTGA
- the LOC112269736 gene encoding uncharacterized protein LOC112269736 has protein sequence MAPTYRPYAAAAAEYGGRGGGGDAVVVTYGGGGERKAARWVGLGSLGLGSSSSWLAGPDQAEMKRRGRVASYKAYAVEGKVKASIRRGIRWIKTKCSHIVHR, from the coding sequence ATGGCGCCGACGTACCGGCCttacgccgccgccgccgcggagtacggcgggcgcggcggcggcggcgacgcggtggtggtgacttatggcggcggcggggagcggaAGGCAGCGAGGTGGGTGGGCCTGGGCTCCTTGGGCCTGggttcgtcgtcgtcgtggctGGCTGGGCCGGACCAGGCGGAGATGAagcggcgggggcgggtgGCGAGCTACAAGGCTTACGCCGTGGAAGGCAAGGTGAAGGCATCCATCCGCAGAGGGATCCGCTGGATCAAGACCAAGTGTTCCCACATCGTCCATCGCTAA